From a region of the bacterium genome:
- a CDS encoding argininosuccinate synthase, protein MHQPKRVALAYSGGLDTSVIIPWLKERYGCQVVAVVADVGQGDDFDEVRTKARRSGADAVEVVDVRHEFVTRYIFPALRADAVYEGRYLLGTSLARPLIARVQVEIALAEGCDALAHGCTGKGNDQVRFELAYQALAPELVVIAPWREWTLGSREEEIEYARAHGVPVPVTREKPYSMDQNLWHLSFESGVLEDPWAAPPAGMHRLTVDPEKAPDDAAHVEIGFEHGTPLTVDGRALDPVGLVSHLNRLAGAHGVGRVDIVENRLVGMKSRGVYETPGGTVLAEAHHHLQTITLDRDTQHYKTLLAAKYAELVYNGLWYSPLRRALDAFVAATQETVTGTVRVKLFKGSAVVVGRRAPASLYSHDLATFGRSTGYHQADAEGFIHLFGLPTKVFADVNPDLSRDLAPPRAKVPTSGSGPESPSR, encoded by the coding sequence ATGCATCAGCCCAAGCGGGTGGCTCTGGCCTACAGCGGCGGGCTCGACACGTCCGTCATCATTCCGTGGCTCAAGGAGCGGTACGGCTGCCAGGTCGTCGCCGTCGTGGCCGATGTCGGCCAGGGCGACGACTTCGACGAGGTGCGAACGAAGGCCCGGCGCAGCGGCGCCGACGCCGTCGAGGTGGTGGATGTCCGCCATGAGTTCGTGACGCGCTACATCTTTCCGGCGCTGCGCGCCGACGCGGTCTACGAGGGGCGCTACCTTCTCGGGACGTCGCTGGCACGTCCGCTGATCGCCCGCGTGCAGGTGGAGATCGCCCTCGCGGAGGGGTGCGACGCGCTCGCGCATGGGTGCACCGGCAAGGGCAACGATCAGGTTCGGTTCGAGCTCGCCTACCAGGCGCTCGCTCCGGAGCTCGTGGTGATCGCGCCGTGGCGGGAGTGGACCCTCGGATCGCGCGAGGAGGAGATCGAGTACGCGCGGGCCCACGGGGTGCCGGTGCCGGTCACCCGCGAGAAACCGTACAGCATGGACCAGAACCTCTGGCACCTCTCCTTTGAGAGCGGTGTACTCGAGGACCCGTGGGCCGCCCCCCCCGCGGGCATGCACCGGCTCACCGTGGATCCCGAGAAGGCCCCGGATGATGCCGCCCACGTGGAGATCGGCTTCGAGCACGGCACGCCGCTCACCGTGGACGGCCGCGCGCTCGATCCCGTCGGCTTGGTGTCGCACCTCAACCGCCTCGCGGGTGCGCACGGAGTCGGGCGCGTGGACATCGTGGAGAACCGGCTCGTGGGGATGAAGAGCCGGGGGGTGTACGAGACCCCGGGGGGCACGGTACTCGCCGAGGCGCACCACCACCTCCAGACCATCACACTCGATCGGGACACACAGCACTACAAGACGCTCCTGGCCGCGAAGTACGCGGAACTGGTGTACAACGGGCTGTGGTACTCGCCCCTCCGCCGCGCGTTGGACGCATTCGTCGCCGCGACACAGGAGACGGTCACCGGGACGGTGCGGGTCAAGTTGTTCAAGGGCAGCGCGGTCGTCGTGGGGCGCCGCGCGCCCGCGTCTCTGTACAGTCATGACCTGGCCACCTTTGGCCGCAGCACCGGCTACCACCAGGCTGACGCGGAAGGGTTCATCCACCTCTTCGGACTGCCCACCAAAGTTTTCGCCGACGTGAACCCGGACCTCTCGCGCGATCTCGCGCCTCCACGGGCCAAGGTGCCGACCTCCGGATCCGGGCCGGAGTCGCCGTCGAGGTAG